CCTCGACGATGCGCCCTTCCACCAGCGACAGCAGCCGCACCGAACCGAAGAACAGCACCAGCAACGGCACGCCGATGATCAGCACCAGCATGCCCAGCGACACGCTGACCCCGGTGACTACCCAGGTGAAGTAGAAGATGCCGGTGACCAGCGACAGCAGCATGTAGAAGAACGCGCCGTAGGCGCGCGGATCGGCGGCCACGCCGAAGAAGCGGCCGAGCAGCGACTTGCGCCTGGGCGGTGCCGGCGGCTTCAGCGCGCGGTTCACGGTGACCTCGGTGTCGCGATAGATCGCCGCCACCTCCTCCGGCGCGCCGTAACTGCCGGCGACCTCGGCGATGACCTCGGCCTCGCTCTTGCCACCCTGCTCGGCCAGCTCGGCGCGCAGGTATTCCTCCGCGTCGTACAGCGCGTCCTGGACCAGCGCCGGATCGGCGCCGGCCAGCGCCGTGCGCAGTTGCGCCAGGTAGTCGGGAATGGTGGCCGGCAACGGCCGCGCCTGGAATTGTTCGCTGCTCATTCTGAAATCCCCTTCAGGACGGAATCGACGGAATCGCGGGTGGCGCGCCACGCGGCGGCCCAGTGCTGCAACGTGGCGCGGCCGGGTTCGGTGATGCGGTAGTAGCGACGCGGCGGCCCGGCCACCGACGGTTCGACATGGCTGCACAACAGGCCGGCCGCCTCCAGGTTGCGCAGCACCGGGTACAGCGCGCTCTGCTTGCCGCTGAGCACGCCCTCGCCCACTTTCTCCAGGCGCTTGGCGATCAGGTAGCCGTACAAGGGCTCCGCGGCCTCGGCCAGCACCGCCAGCAGCGCCAGCGACACGGTGCCCGCGCTCAGCTCCTTCTGGAACTTCCTCAGCTGCGCATCCGGATCGACCATGACCACCTCCCACTAGGTTGGAATGCATACTAGTGTTGAGTTAGGTATAGCGAATGTGCCGCTAGTCATGGCCGCACAACGAAAGCCTGACGCATCGGCAACATTCCCCTGGCTATAGTCCCCGCCGCTCGCGCCGGCAGGCGCTCTCAAGGAGAATGCATGAGCTCGACGACGCCCCCCGCCCAGGCCACCGATCCGACCTTCGGCAGTGCCGCCGGCAACGTCAGCGCCGGTCCGCTGAAATGGAATCCGGCCGACGGCAGCGTCACCGCCGAACGCACCGAACGCCACGCGCTGGGACGTACCGGACCGTTGCAGCACGAACTCGTCTCCACCCGCAGCGTGGGCGCCAGCCGCCGCAGCGTCGACGGCAACACCGAGTTCGGCCTGGAGATGGAGTTCCGCCAGGGCCACCAGTTCAAGGGCGCCACCAGCGGCAGGAACGCGGCGAGCGCCGAAAATTCGACCCAGCTCGGCGAACGTGCGCGCTACAGCGTCAGCCTGCCCGGCGACGCCAGCGTCGAGACCGCGCGCGGGGTCAATCCGTTCGATCCGCTCACGCTCCCGGTCGGCGGCAGCGTCAAGCTCGACGGCCAGGCGTTCCTGCGTACCTCGCTGGAGGCCTCGTTCCGCGGCTTCGCCACCAGCAGCGAACGGACCGACGCGGCGGGCGTCAGCTACGCCGCGCAGCGCCTGGACGAGCACCGCGTGCGGGTGGCGACCGGCCCCACCGCGGCGATCGAACGGCTGGAGATGGTCGGGCTGAAGACGCCGTTGGCGCAGGCCATGTTCGGCCGCCAGGACGCGCTCGGCCAGGCCAGCATGCACACCGCCACCTTCGACCTGCGCGACCCGCAGGCGCAGGCCGCCTACCGCGACTTCCTCGGCAGCGGCCGGCTGCCGGCGCCGACCTCCGGGGTCAGCGACGTGCAGCGGATCGACACCCTAAACATGAGTTCGCAGACCCGCGCCAAACTCGGCCTGGGCGAATCGCTGAGCGTGGAGCTGGCCGGGCAGCGCAACAGCGGCGAGAACGTGCGCACCACCCATGCCGACGGCAGCAGCACCGTCAGCAGCCGCCTGCAGTACGCCGACAACGTGCCGCTCACCCTCACCCGCCAGTTCGATGCCGCCGGCAGCGAAGACGTCGAGTCGCGCCGTTACCAGCTCGGCTTCGGCAAGGTCGATGGCAATCAGGCGCAACTGCTCAACGCCGCGTTGTCCGGGAAAGACACCGCGGACGGCCCCATCGCCGCCGGCCAGGACCTGACCCTGAGCTTCTCCGAAGCGCAGATGGGCGCGTTGCGCGAGCAGTACGCAAGGGCGGCGCAGGCGCGCCCGTCCGAGCGCGACCAGGCCGGCGCCTACGCCACTGCCAGCAACCAGGACTTCGCGGTCGGCCTGGCGCGCAACATGGGCAATTCGCCGCACGGCCTGAGCCAACGCCTGTTCACCGTCGCCACCGACGCCGATGGCGAACTGAGCGGCGCGTTGACCCGCATCGATGCCGGGATCGGCGGGGCCGAGCCCAATCCGGCGGCCACCGCACCGGCCACGCGCGCGGCTACTTCGCCCGATCCGCGCGACCCGACCCACCCCGACTACGCGATGCAGTGCGCGATCGACGCCAGACTCAGGCCGGCCGATCCGCAACTGGCGACGCAACTGCTGCTGTCGGCCAAGCGCGAAGGCCTGAGCCAGGTCGACCATGTGCTGCGCAACGACGCCGGCCGCGTGTTCGCGGTGCAGGGCGACCCGATGGCCGCGGACAAGCGCACCGCCTACGTGGATGCGCAGGCCGCCGCGGCCATCCCGCTGCAGGACAGCGTGCGCCAGCTCGATGCCTTGCGCGCGACCGCGCCGCCTGCCGCGTCCGCCACGCAGGACCTGGCGGAGGCCCAGCAACGCGCGCCATCGCGCTGAGCGTGCCGGCACGGCGTCGAGGCGGCGACGCCGCCATTGGCGCACCGCAGGCGCATGGGTAAGAATCGGCTACCGTCCTCCAGGCTGCCGTCATGCCCTTGCGCCCCACCCTGCTCGCCCTCGCGCTGCTGTCGTCCGCCACCGCCGCGCTGGCCGCCGCGCCTGCCGCGCCGTACCGCAGTCCGCAGCAGATCCTGGACGCGTCCAAGCCCGCCGACTGGCGCACGCTGGACCCGGCCAACACGCTGTACCTGGACCTGGACGCCGGCCGCGTGGTCATCGAGCTGGCGCCGGCATTCGCGCCGGAGCATGTCGGCAACATCCGCACCCTGGCCCACGAGCACTTCTGGGACGGCCTGAGCGTCTACCGTTCGCAGGACAACTTCGTGGTGCAGTTCGGCGATCCCGACGGCGAGGAGGCGGGCAAGGCCAAGTCGCTGGGGTCGGCCAAGCGGCACCTGCCTGCCGAGTTCCAGCGCGACGCCAAGGGCCTGGCGTTCCAGGCGCTGCCCGACCGCGACGGCTGGGCGCCGCAAGTGGGCTTCGTCGACGGCTTCCCCGCCGCGCGCGATCCCAAGGATGGCAAGGCCTGGCTGGCACACTGCTACGGCACCCTCGGCGCCGGCCGCAACAACGACGAGGACAGCAGCATCGGCGCCGAACTGTACGTGGTCACCGGGCAATCGCCGCGGCAGCTGGACCGCAACATCACCGTGGTCGGGCGCGTGGTCAAGGGCATGGAACTGCTCAGCGTGATCCCGCGCGGCCCGGACCCGATGGGCTTCTACGCCGAGCCCGAACAGCGCACCCCGATCCGCGCGATCAAGCTCGCCAGCGACCTGCCCGCAGCCGAGCGCACCCCGCTACAGTTGCTGCGCACCGACACCCAGACCTTCCGCGACGTCGCCGAAGCGCGGCGCAACCGCCGCGACGATTTCTACAAGCGCCCGGCCGGGCACATCGACCTGTGCAACGTACCGCTGCCGGTGCGCACGCCACCGCAGTAATGGTTACGTGCCGAAAACTCCGCGAACAACTAGTCGACAAAGCAATCACTGCTTGCGAGCGCGCGTTGGCTAACGCGCGCTCCGGTTGCCCCGCACCTGCACGTCAGGCACCCCAACAAACATGACCGACCTCTCCAGGCAGCCTTACCAAGAGACCGTTGACTGCGAGGCGCGTCAGGACGAGTGCGTCATCTTCATCAAGGTCGTCGCAATGCCCTACGAAGCTGCGGTCGAGTTCGACGTGACGCAGGCTCGCGCTTTTGCGCAGAAAATCTTGTCGGCTGTCGAGATCGTCGAGGCAGGTTGGTTAGGCAGATCCAGTCGCTAGCCAAACATGATTGCATCT
This sequence is a window from Xanthomonas sp. CFBP 8443. Protein-coding genes within it:
- a CDS encoding XVIPCD domain-containing protein, whose protein sequence is MSSTTPPAQATDPTFGSAAGNVSAGPLKWNPADGSVTAERTERHALGRTGPLQHELVSTRSVGASRRSVDGNTEFGLEMEFRQGHQFKGATSGRNAASAENSTQLGERARYSVSLPGDASVETARGVNPFDPLTLPVGGSVKLDGQAFLRTSLEASFRGFATSSERTDAAGVSYAAQRLDEHRVRVATGPTAAIERLEMVGLKTPLAQAMFGRQDALGQASMHTATFDLRDPQAQAAYRDFLGSGRLPAPTSGVSDVQRIDTLNMSSQTRAKLGLGESLSVELAGQRNSGENVRTTHADGSSTVSSRLQYADNVPLTLTRQFDAAGSEDVESRRYQLGFGKVDGNQAQLLNAALSGKDTADGPIAAGQDLTLSFSEAQMGALREQYARAAQARPSERDQAGAYATASNQDFAVGLARNMGNSPHGLSQRLFTVATDADGELSGALTRIDAGIGGAEPNPAATAPATRAATSPDPRDPTHPDYAMQCAIDARLRPADPQLATQLLLSAKREGLSQVDHVLRNDAGRVFAVQGDPMAADKRTAYVDAQAAAAIPLQDSVRQLDALRATAPPAASATQDLAEAQQRAPSR
- a CDS encoding sensor domain-containing protein, with the protein product MSSEQFQARPLPATIPDYLAQLRTALAGADPALVQDALYDAEEYLRAELAEQGGKSEAEVIAEVAGSYGAPEEVAAIYRDTEVTVNRALKPPAPPRRKSLLGRFFGVAADPRAYGAFFYMLLSLVTGIFYFTWVVTGVSVSLGMLVLIIGVPLLVLFFGSVRLLSLVEGRIVEVLLGERMPRRPLYSAREQPWLRRIGQMFTDARTWTTMLYFVLMLPLGIVYFTVFVTLLSTALALAAAPLGLLFPNQINVGLSFGDFSFADPGLWLLPLFSALGIVLLFATLHLARGVGKLHGLLAKHLLVHSAAQ
- a CDS encoding peptidylprolyl isomerase; protein product: MPLRPTLLALALLSSATAALAAAPAAPYRSPQQILDASKPADWRTLDPANTLYLDLDAGRVVIELAPAFAPEHVGNIRTLAHEHFWDGLSVYRSQDNFVVQFGDPDGEEAGKAKSLGSAKRHLPAEFQRDAKGLAFQALPDRDGWAPQVGFVDGFPAARDPKDGKAWLAHCYGTLGAGRNNDEDSSIGAELYVVTGQSPRQLDRNITVVGRVVKGMELLSVIPRGPDPMGFYAEPEQRTPIRAIKLASDLPAAERTPLQLLRTDTQTFRDVAEARRNRRDDFYKRPAGHIDLCNVPLPVRTPPQ
- a CDS encoding PadR family transcriptional regulator, yielding MVDPDAQLRKFQKELSAGTVSLALLAVLAEAAEPLYGYLIAKRLEKVGEGVLSGKQSALYPVLRNLEAAGLLCSHVEPSVAGPPRRYYRITEPGRATLQHWAAAWRATRDSVDSVLKGISE